In the genome of Mucilaginibacter defluvii, one region contains:
- a CDS encoding UPF0758 domain-containing protein: MEKLKAATKYPSLVSESFGHGKKHYFIDVKKAVNDSHFILVTSSERYGENQYHRQTVQLWEEDLAFFVEALSMVLTQMTCGDGPQLFSRAPMEVVKDPTGMKALASEDRPREKLHAFGAGSLRNAELLAILLCTGSSELSVLDLCETIMLSVKDEPARLLTRTTEDLCRFRGVGTAKAATLLAALELGRRAFLCP, translated from the coding sequence ATGGAAAAGTTGAAAGCAGCAACGAAATACCCTAGCCTGGTCAGCGAAAGTTTCGGCCATGGGAAGAAGCATTATTTTATCGATGTGAAGAAAGCGGTGAACGACTCGCATTTTATCCTGGTGACTTCCAGTGAGCGTTATGGCGAAAATCAGTATCATCGACAAACGGTACAGTTGTGGGAAGAAGACCTGGCGTTCTTCGTGGAGGCCTTATCTATGGTGCTGACGCAAATGACCTGCGGCGACGGGCCGCAATTGTTCAGCCGGGCACCGATGGAAGTGGTCAAAGATCCGACGGGTATGAAAGCGCTGGCTTCGGAAGACCGACCACGCGAGAAACTGCATGCGTTCGGCGCGGGTTCGCTGCGCAATGCGGAGCTGCTGGCGATCCTGCTCTGTACGGGGAGTTCGGAACTTTCAGTTTTGGATCTTTGTGAAACGATCATGCTATCGGTGAAAGATGAGCCGGCGCGTTTGCTGACACGGACAACGGAAGATCTTTGCCGGTTCCGGGGTGTGGGTACAGCGAAAGCAGCTACGTTACTGGCGGCATTGGAGTTGGGGCGACGGGCGTTCCTTTGTCCCTAA